The nucleotide sequence tcCATCCCCCAGATATGGAAAGGAGTAACTGTGTCTGGGAGTCCTTGTCCTCAGCTGGCCCCTGGACAGTGCAAGGTGGTTGCCTGTTGTATGAGTCTTCAGAGAAAATGGGTTTGAAGGGACAAAGCCTCAGGGAACACACTTTGTTTTTAGCCTACAAGGCTTTTAACTAGCCCCAGGAATTCTTCTAGGCTGAACCTGGTGTGAATGTCCTTGACTTGAccatggctggaagggacctactgAGAGGTGGGAACTCGTGCCTGTCCTTGGCACTAGCTGAGGAACAAGATGAGCTAAAACACGTAGGAAATGAGGTTTTAAAAGTCACCTTCTCCTGTCTGGACAAGGCCCTGAGGGGTGGCAGGGTGTTTTATCTCCACTGAAGTGTCAGGCTGGGGAAATCAGGGCTGCTAAGTCAATAAAGCTTTGGGATGCCTGAGCAATTTCCAGAACTGGCTTCCGCCGTTAGATGAAGAGTGGAGAGATAAACGTGGGGGTTGTGAGCCACTCACAGTCCCCAGGaagaggtttctgcagctatttCATGACTTTGAGATACACTAGAAGCTGTCCTCATTTCTCCTCCATTTCCCCTGTGTGGCTGCTCTTGCAGTCAGGGAGACATCCTGGCATTTAATGCACTGAAAGCAAGTCCTGGCTCAGGCAGAGCATCTGCTGACTCCAGGAAAGTCTGCTTGGCAAGGACTTCGTGATTTAGGTTGTGTTTGCAATAAAAAAAGGATGCTCAAAACCTTCCTCCACCtcactgcctcctcctctgcttcccttgGCAGCACCTTTCAGACCAGTCTGTGTCTAAGGCGgctctggggtgctggtggggcggTTTGGTTCTCCCTTGGGAGCTGGGACAGAGGAGCCACACAAGCTCCATGGCTTCTCCAAGAGGTGCTGGTGGGGCCAAGCACCCTGTCCCCTTCCCACATCAGCAGCCACTGGGAAATTCTCTGGCTGGGAAATACTCACCTCTCCTTCTGTCGTTTTTAAGAGCAGCACTGTTGGTTCATAGCCTTCACAGCAGGTGTAGAACCTGAGGGAGATGGACAAGGAGGCTGGTGGGCAGGGGTCTGAGACCCAGGGGCTGTGTGCCACACTAAaaccccaggctgtgcagcaagcACAAGGCTGTAAAGGACAGTGGGGAGCACTAGCAGCTCTTCTCAGCTTATTGCCATGCTGGCAGTTGGCccaagggagctggtggaagggcAGAGGCAGAAACCCATCATCACGGAGCATGAGCAGCTTCAGTgtttgtgcaggagcagggaggagctggcttATGAGGCCTCTCAAGTCATCACTTTTGTTTGGTGGAGCAGGTAATAGCTCAGATAAACCCAGACACTAAGTCCTCCCACCTTCCCCTTgggcaccaggctggggagaggatgcTTCATGAGGGGAGTTTCCCAAACGAGTTTGCTTTTAATCTGGCTGCGTTTCatttgctgggctctgctgccttggaaaggtgcaggctggggctgcaccaCGGGCTCCTGGTGGCCTCTCATGGGCTGGGGGAGCATGTTTGTGGTGTTAATGAAGACACTACCATCACCATTTGAACTCCTGAGAAGCGGGGTGGCATGGGCAGCTCCCAGTCCCTGATGGCCACTGCCCCTTCCTGGTTGGCAATGAGCTGCGTTGCAGCTGAGAAAAGCCTCAGCGCtgagtgctgtggggctgcccctgcttccccctgcagccttcactcCATTGCTGTGGCAGTGGGGGTCACCAGCCCCTAGGCTGTCTCCAGCACCAACACTGCTCTGTCTACTGCcactggccatggcacttgggctCTCTTAACTTGCATTTAGAGGGTTTGATGTCTACCCCATCACAGAatgccctgagctctgcctgctctgtgagTGCAACCTCTCAGCTTGTCATGCTCCTACAGAGGagcaggtttgggttttctgcCTGTAAATACTCATGCAAAGGCATCCCCAGCCCACTGGAAGCCTTTGTGCTGCTTCCTGGTGTGAGAAGTCAATGCTGAACTCATTTTCCAGCTCTGTTTTGGGCTGCAGCGCTGAGTGCAGCAGCCAGAAGCTGCCCTGTGCTccgtgctgctgggagggagctggaggccgGGGGATGGTGCTTGGGCTGGaccagtgtgcccagcacagcatggcacatgTGGGCATCCCCatgcagcacatctgccaggcTCAGTGCTCTCCATGCAGTGCTGAGTTGCTGGCTGCCATCTGACTGAGCCTCAGTCTCTCCCTACAGCCAGCAAAGAGCCAGACCACACTCAAGATCTTGAAACAAGCCCACAAGAGTCCCCAGGAGACCTCGGCTGTACCCCTCGGACACCACACATTGGTCCTTTCTGTACCACCCACCTCTGCCCAGTCTTGGGCCTGACCCATCTGACCCAGCCTGACGTGCAGGTGATGCTTtacctctgcaggctgcagccatctTCAGaggtggagaagagcagcagtggtgggaagaGGGAGAAGCGCTCGGGGATCCAGGACCAGATGACTCGCATCTCCTGAGCTGTCACGATGCTGGAGCTGAAGCTCTGCATGTCCACAGCCAGGTGGAAGGATTGCCTGCATGAGAGAGGACTCCCATTACTGCCAAGCTAGGGTGCCTACCTGCTTCTAGGGGTGCAGCCCCCCATACCTCAGGCTCTGCCATGCCTTTTGCATCATGAGCTTTGTGTTGCCATGACAGGCTCTAATTGCACAGTGCCATCTGacagccccccgccccctccaAGTGAGGTACCAAACATAACCAAAGCTATGGGAGATACCTGAAGCTgtgtgtcaagagggaggggccaggctctgctcagttgcaccctgggataggacaaggggcaatggatggaaactccagcacaggaggttccgcctcaacatgaggaggaacttcttccctgtgagggtcccagagccctggaacaggctgcccagagaggttgtggagtctccttccctggagcctttccagccctgtctggatgtgttcctgtgtgacctgtgctggattctatggtcctgctctggcaggggggattggacttgatgaccttcgaaggtcccttccagcccctaacatcccgTGAGCCTGGGATCCTACGATCCTTCACGTTGTGTCTCCACTGTAACTCCTATTTTGCCTGCTCAACCTCAAGAGCTGGCAAGCAGAGAGGTGTCCTTACCTGCTCTGCACCATGGTTATGCCCCTCTCCATTAACGCCTTCCTGTTGGCCATCTGGAGCAGCCAGATCTCCTTGCGGGAGAACAGCCGGATGCCAAAGGCTCTCTCCAGGAGTTTGTCCACGGTCACATGGTCAGCGATGTTCTGCACGAAAGCCTGCAGGTCTGCCTTGACATCTGTGCCTTCCAGCTCAGAGGAGGTCACTGAGAGCCTGTactgcttcagcaaggccagAGCAATACGGTACAGGACCTTCTGCCCCTCCAGCAGGTAGACATCGAAGACACGGATGGCGTACGTGAAGGGCAGGTCGTGGAAGAGCCACGATAACCACTCCGAGTAGACCTCAAAGATGTTCTCGGAGGAGCTGGCGATGAGTTTGTGAGCTGCTGGGCAATGCTTGTTGGCCAGGTCCCCAAAAGTCATGCAGGAGGCCTGGTGGGCCAAGAAGGACTGGTCAATGTAGCTGGCGTGGGGAGCGTTGCTGGCGATGAGGCGAGAGATGTTGCCGAAGCACTGAGCTTCGTCTTCGCTgtagtgcagcagcagagccaccagggagggcagggtCGGGCTGTAGGTGATGTCAGGGAAGAGGTGGCCCACGCAGATGAGGATCTTCTTCAGGGCAGTGACCCCTTCCAGGCTGAGGCAGTAGGTGGGCATGGAGCAGGCCTCCAGGAAGtcgggcagggggtgggagctgACGCTCAGCTTCCCGAAGAGCCGAGCGGCCACGTCCCTGTAGACGGCGGCGTCCGGGGTGACGAGGCGGCagctgacctgctgcagcagctgctggtacACCTGAGCCCTCAGCGAGCGGCTCCCTGCCCAGTACCCTTCCCTggccagcttcttcagctccttcaGGGGCCTGCTGAGGATGTCCCCGGGCATAGGCGCCTGTTGCTCCTGGTCTGGCATCCTGTCCCAGTCCACAAACTGTCCACAGCCCAGGCAAGAGGAGGCATCAATGTCCCAGGTGTCAGCCTCAGAGGTGATCACCACGGTGactggagatcatagaatcacagaattgtcaggcttggaagggacctcaaggctcagccagttccaacccccctgccatggacagggacacctcacaccacagcaggttgctcacagccacatccagcctggctgcaaacacctccaggcaggaggcttccaccacctccctgggcaacctgtgccagtctctcaccaccctcctgtggaagttcttcctaacatccaatctgaatctccccatttctagtttagctccatttcccccagtcctatccctccctgacagcctcaaaagtccctccccagctttcttgtaggcccccttcagatcctggaaggccaaaCATCTCTGCAGGACAAAGACCTTTTGTTCAACACAGTTCAGTGCCCCAGCTGATGGTCTTTCAAaccagctggcagtgctttgAAGTTTTTGGTATTTCAGTAGTTACTCTCTCCACTACAAAAGGAAGGTTCTCAGGAGGCTTTGACTGGCCGGAGCTCCTCACTCTGCCCTCATCTGCTCACATCAGCTCAGAACCTTGGTGAAACTGCTCCCCATGGGCTCCCAGAAGTGTGGGGCCAGGTAGCACCTGGGTGTGAGGGCTTCTCCACACCATGAGGGGCTTTGCACCCCTTAGCAAGCATCTGACTTGCCAGCCTCTGATCTGCTCAGAGGGAGGTGCAGAGATCAGGGAcactgtccccatcccctgTGGATGACGATgggacagcagcaccacaccacAGAGGATAATGCACAGCTtagtcccagcccagctctgcgaGGGTgaggagggacctcaaggcagTACAGGCTCAAGTGATGTCAGCATGGCCAGGAAGGACCATTTGCATCATGTTCCCTTCCATGGggaacagagcagggcaggggacaaTGTCCTATCTGGGTCTGTCAGCCCATGACCAGGCTGCTACATgcccaggctgagagggcaAGGCTGGCCTCAAGTGTTATCCCTCTCTCTTACAGCCTCCTGCCAAAGTttcacctccagcccctcagatgCCACAgagattctgattctgtgatcatggaatggttttaattggaaaagacctgtaagattatccagcccaacctgttaacccagcactgccaggtcactgctacaccatggccctcagcaccacatctacacagctttgaaacccctccagggatggggactccaccacttcctgggcaacctgttagagggtttgacaaccctttggggaaagaaagtgttccttatgtccaacctaaacctcccctggcacatgcCATCCTAgcacctgatgctagggagaacagactgaaccccacctcactccagcctcctttcagggagctgtagagagcaatgaggtctcccctcagcctcccccagcctaagcaaccccagctccctcagctgctcctccccagccctgttctccaggcccttccccagttttgttgcccttctctggacacactccagcccctcaacatccttcttggagGCAAAGAGAGTGCAAGGAGAAGGTGCTGCAGTGAGAGGGGCTTGCCGAGGGTGGGAAGGCTGATCTGCGGCATGACAAAGTGTCCCCGTTCCCCGGGGGCCACCGTATCCTTGGAGAAATCCCTGCTGGGAAGCATCTGGGAAACCCCTTGGAGACAGCCTGGTCCCCGGAGGACGCTCGGGGAAGGCTCCCGCAGgcggcagggctgtggcagcctcAGCCGGGGCTGGAAGAGCAGAGTTTGAGCTCCTCCTAGAGAGCGGCGAGCGGCATTTCccgggggctgcagcagagctcagctccaaaGCCTCACCAGGAGACAGGAGCTGTCCGCCCCTGGGCCAGTTCTGCTGGGCAGTGATGAATTGGCAAGGGCAAATCAATTAGTGCACGCTAATTCCCTGAGATATTTGTCTTGGGGAGTCCCGCGTGGGGTCTGCACTGAACCAAACCTCTCTGCCGTGGCCCCGTGGGGacctgggggacagcagggtCTGGGCTCTGTCCTGCGTGGTGGCACGCCAAGCGggtctggctgcctgggctgctcccagACTGGACCCAGATCTGCTCACTGGTTCGGTTTGGTCCCTGCTCAGGTTTAGCCAAACCAGCAGATGAGGTTCAGCCCTGCTTCAGGGGAAGGGCAACAGCTTTGAGCCATTGCTGCCCAACTCCCTGCTTTGAAGTCAGACCCTGaggacaggcaggcaggctcTGGCCACAGGAAGCAGGCCCAAACACACTCTGGGGTTGAAGTGAGGCTGTTGGCATGGTCAAGGTGCCCAAATTCACCTTGTCCTTGTGGCTGGCCTCATCACAACCATGCTGTCCTGCCTGAAATGCTGAGGAGCATCAACCCAACCAGCTGCTGGTGTCTCAGCctggggtgctggctgctggctccagctctgcccaccctgggaCATGCCAGGGGTGTTGgggaaccatagaatggcttagattggaagggaccctagagatcatttactccaacccccctgccatgggcagggatacctctcaactaGGGTTGGTTCCTcgaggcttcatccaacctggccctgaacacctccagggaggaggcatccacaacctttccagactcagagtctcaccagaggctcaccaccctcgtactgaagatccagtctaaccctaagCCTCTTgggtctgctccagcctctctcctgcactggctgcagcctggcacaagCGAGAGCCTCCTGCATCTTCCCTGGTGTGAGGCAGAATCACAGCCTCATAGGACTGTCCagtttggaggagacctttgagatcatcaagtctaaccactAGTGTGGCTGTGTCCTGGCCGTCCCCAGCGGCACTCGCTCACCTTGCCCAGCGCCTGTGTTGTCATCCTCAGCCGGCTCAGCCGTGGGGAAGTCAGCGGCTGCCCCCCCGGGGGACCGGGGCACGTTGAGCCCCACCTGCAACATCTGCCCAGGCTCCACTGCGCCCACCCGGCAGATcctctctgtccccatcccctgccctgccttttaAGGCGAGTGCCAGCCCGCCTGCCCGGGAGGTTTATTTGCTGTAAACAGGAGGAGgggtggagcagctcctgcGCCCACGTCGCcgactgctgccccagctgcgcACCGAGCCCGGGCAGGGGCTGTAAACAGCCCTGGGCTGAGATAGGCATCCAAGCAGCAACACCGGGCTGTGACGTTCCCCAAGGATAACCTTGGCTTTCCCGCTCGGGATGCACTACCTTTGCCAGCCCCACGGGGCAGGGAGGGTGCCCTGGGCCTGCCCCTTCACCCGTCCTTGAAGCAAGGAAACGTCAGCAGCTGGTGGGTTCTCAACCGCTTCCCACTGGATGAgtcccaggggagctggaaagAGAAGCAGGTCAGCAGCAAGGGCCGGGAGCAGGGGGACAAAGGAGAGATCAGGGCCGTGAGGATTGAGTGACAGCTTCCTGCAACTGCCCTGTGTGCCTTCAGGGAGGCTTTTTGGGGTgggtgtgccagggctgtgccagacGTGTTTGTGGCACTTCTTGAGACTTGGCTGAGAaaagaagggcctggagcagctctgtgaggagcaaaggctgagagccctggggctgaggggagctcagagggcagctgagcaatgctcagcaagagctaaaggagctggggggagcaagaggctggggccaggctctgctcagtggtgcccagggacagcacaaggggcagtgggcacaggctggaacccaggaggttccaactgagcaggaggagaaagttgtttgttgtgagggtgctggaggcctggagcaggctgcccagagaggttgtggagtctcctggtgtggagagcttccaagcccagctggacactgtgctcctgggcaagctgctatgggtaccctgcttgagcagtggacttggactgggtgattcctagaggtcccttctaaccttcACCATGGATCCATCTCTCATTTGAAATGATTGTTACTGATGAACTTTCAGGTCAGAATGCTTTGCAGAATCACAAGGACCTTGTGCTTAGAGCCAGAGGAGTTGAGCTGGAGCAAATGCACCCTCGAACAGATGAGAGATGCTCCCGGCAACACCACACACATCCAGCATCACTACCTGGAGAGCTCACAGTTCAGGCTGCACTCAGAAGTGAGCATTTTGAGAGGCATGGGAAAGAGTTAAaagattggggttttttccttcaaaaacaTGTTTTAGTGCCTGAGCTGTGGGTCATCCCTGCcttgcctccctgcctgcacctgcagagcatccctgagcatccccaggcaccagtggtCTGAGGGCATTTCCCAAGCAAGAGTGGTCTCTCTGCAGACCCTCTCCATTCTAGATGAAGCACCTCCTCCACCATGTGCCAAAatctggcaggagcagcacaacTCTCCTGttgtccctctcctccctttgcTCCTGGCAAGTTGGGACCCAGAGGAAGTGAGGGTGAGGGGCAGCGCCAGGGAGGGCCCCACCTGGATAGGAGGGAGCCAAGGGGCTGGTTCCCAGggggagcctcctgctctaCACCCAGAACCTTTCTGGGAGCTCCATGAGTGTCTCAGCTCCACACACCTCATCCAAAGGTGTAGATGACGACCCTCATCTCCACTCCTGGGGATCCCCACCCCACACTCCACTCTGGTCCCCAGTGCTGAGGGGTCATTTATTCTCTCTGCAGCTAAACCCCTTTTGCCCAGGGcgctgctgcctttccccagGACCTTGTTGGGTGCCTTCTCCTGGCTGGCTTTTTCTAGGCCAGTGGATGCCTCTCCCTGCCAGACCAAACCACCTCTGaatcctcctgcagcccctccagctgctgaccTGCTCCATGTCAGACGCTCTGCGCTGGGAGAAGGCAGTGAATTAGGGATGGCCTCAAATGGATCCTTGCTTCATGCCTTTTTAATGGCCCAAGTATGAAATATGCAGAGCCTGCCTGGCCTCTGGATGAGCCACGCAGCTGAAGGTCATCAATGTTTCATGCCCACGAGAGGAGCCAGCCCGGCTGGCACGTGCCAAGAGGGCTGGTGAGAAGAGCTCTCACCCTCGGGATGGAGCCTGCACTGGGGGCTGCCAGGGTCAGCAGAGCTCCCTGAGCTGGCCCACACTGCTTTATGTTGTTCCCAGGACACTTCTGGCATGTGGGTGCTCCTCTGTCCTGAGTACTTGTTTCAAGAGAATGtgtctcagcccctctgccacaaattgccctgcagcaggaacaggatgCGTCCCTGCATGTCTTAATGCCctacccagctgctctgggggtaGTTGTGACATGAAGTGGTGTCTGAGGGTGCTCATCACCTCCCCAAACCAGCCTTGGGGGTGGCTTTGCTCCAACTGCACTTGCTCCTCCTTACAAGTGTGGCTCCTCTTGCTCTTTGCTCAAAAGCCACCCCAGACCCAGCCAAGGGGCATCACTGTTGGGTCCAAGTGTTTGGCAGGAGCACAAAGGGTGTTGTGGTTGGGTCCAAATGGTCACCAGGAGCACGGCAGCTGTTGCAGCTGGGTTCCAGCATTCATCAGGAGCACAACAGATGTTGCAGTTGGAGTGAAGTGCTCTCCAGGAGCACGATGGGTGTTGCAACCACCTGTAAACCTGCTGATGAGGATGTGCTTGTTATGAGGGCCGTGTTATGAGGGCAATAAACCATCACTATCAGCGCCCTGCCGCTGCTTTTTGGGCACCTGCTCGTAGCTGCACTGATTTGCGTCACCAGACACACCCAAAGAACAGAGGAGAGGCCAAatcctggtggagcaggagtgGGAAAGGCTCTTTGGGCTTGGACAGAGGCTGTTGTAAAAGCAAAggcctgcagagcccttcagagCCAAAATATTGACAGTGTCAATACCCAGCATCACTCAGCTTCCTGgcagcctgcctctgcctgctgctgctgctgctgcaggggggcagggacGAGGGGCACAGGGatgagagggacagggatgaaCAGGATGGAGATGAAGATGAAGGGGTTGGAGGTTAACAGGATAGAGATGAGTGGGATGGGGATGAAGGGAACAGGGATGAGTGAGACAGGAGGCACAACAGGAGTAAGTGGGATGGAGATGATGAAGATAGAGTTGAGTAGGACTGGGACAAAGAGCACAGGGATGAGTGGATTAAGGATGAAGAGGGCAGGGACGAGTGGCACAGTGATGAGGGACACAGGGACATTGGTGTgggcaggagagagcagggggagaCGGTGACTGTCACCTGCAGACAGGACGTGGGGCTGAAGGTTCGGAGTGAAGGGGCAGCGGCGGTGGGGAAGGCAAAGGCAggaccagggagaagaggccgtggggctggagcagccccgCCCGAGGGGGACAGCCCCTGGCGGCGTGCGGAGGTGCCCGAGGGCTGCGGGCAGCAGCTTGGATAGGGATTTAAATCTCCGTAACCCGACCCCGTCCCGCGTCCAGTTCCGCGCACCTCGTCGGGCGGCTGCGCACGGCGCGGTTTGGCCCTCGGCGGCCGCCGTCCCCAGCTGAGGGGCGGAAGCGCAGGGTTCTTCCGGCCGGCGGCGGCGATGGCTCCGGACCCCTGGTGAGTGCCGGGCCGGCGGCGCCTGGTCCAGCTCTCCGGGATGGCTGCGCTGCCGCTGCTCGCAACCGGACGGCCTGTTGGGCCGAGCCGCCCCGGGTCTGGCGGGGCGCGGAACTGTCGGTGCCGCAGTGGAGGCGAGCAGCGCTGGCTGGAGAGATCCACCGAGCCGGAGGGCTGCGAGCGGCGGAGCCGGGGTCGGTTGGGACAGGGTCCCGGGCTGTGCACTCCCAGCCCGCCCGCCGCTCAGGAAAGGGGGTGCCTTTCCCTACAGAACGCATTTTGCCCCCAAAAGCTTCTTTTcgttcaatttaagaaggggtGTTTACTGCAGTGGTGGCTTCTGCACCTGCTGCGGGCGAGCGCAGGCAGCTTCCCCACAGAGCGAGGCCGAAGCGCGGCGCTAAGGGCCGAGGGGGTCCGGccgggtggtgctggggctcagctccgGGTTCTCCTTCCCCCGCAGGCTCTCGCTGTACGATGCCGCTTGTCAGATCGCCCAGGAGACCGCGGAGAGAATCCAGGAGCGTAACCGGTACCAGAGGAACGGGGAGagctctgccaaggtactgctctgacagcagctgggggggggctgtcaGCATGGATAGTTTTCACTAGACTTTGCTTTTACCAGCTCTAAACACTGGGTAAGCATTAAATTTGCAGGAGCCAGCTGTGTTCAGGAAGCTGCAAGTGCTGagtttccttcctctccagctgcagagggaagtgGATGCTGCCAAGTGACATGGCTGGCATCCCACAGCCCACCTTagtgcagggagcaggctgtcaggacactgctgctgccagctgggtgtcTGCTGGGTGAAAGTTCTATTTGATGTCAGGAACTGAGTGTTGTGCTAACacaggccagcagtgtgcccaagtggtcAGCAAAgctaacagcatcctggcctgggtcagcaatggtgtggcagGAGAGCAAGAGCAGTGATTGTCCTTCTGTGGTGAAtgttggtgaggccacacctcaaatcctaggttcagttttgggctgtTTGgcacaagaagaacattgaggtgctggagtgtatccagagaagggcaatgaagctggggaaggctgtagagaacagggctggtgaggagcagctgagagagctgggggtgtttagggtGGAGAAGGTTAAGGGAGagatcttctggctctctacaactacttgaatggagctggagccaggtggcaGTCTGTagcttctcccaagtaacaagcactaggacaagaggagatggcctcaagttgccccagggaaggtttaggttggatatgaggtgcaatttcttctccaaaacattgtgaaggcctggcccaggctgccccatccctggaggggcttcaaagctgtgcagctgtggtgctgagggccatggcttggtggtgccctggcagtgctgggttaaaggttggagttgatgagcTGAAAGTTTCCCTCCAGCCAGAACTATTCCACGATGCTTTTAGGCTTCCACGAAGGAAACAACAATGCCACCTCTAAATTAACAGTAGCTGTTCAGTGCCACTAACCCAGCCTTGGATTTAGCAGCCATGAGCCTTTTCTgcatgcagtgctgctgcttttgcaacAGGAGACGAGGGGAAGCTGGGGGAGCGTTGGGCACACGCTGCCTGCCGCTCAGGGCTGTcgctgccaggagctgagctggagtCTCAGAGGTGCTGGGATGCACGTCAGCCTCTGCATGAGGACTTCCCCCACAAGGCTGGTTTGCTTCCTTCCTGTGGATCAGGAGTTTTGCAGCCTTTTTTTAGCTGCCTTCTTAACAAAATAGAAGGCTGGAGTTAAATATGGATgagaagcagaagctggagCTTCCCCAGGAAGATTCCACTCTCTACCTTTTCACACTTTcctgttggggaaaaaaatagatgtAGAGAGCTTCTCAGGAGGCTGCTCCCTTCAGGACTAAAAGCCTTGTCCTTTCCTTcaagcagcacaggagcctgCTGGGTTGCATACCTGAGGGGTAATGCTGTTAGCTtctcccctgcctgtgctgatgtGTGCAAGCCCTGGAGTTATTTACATCATTAACCCCCTCCCTGATTTATTTTGTAGGCCCTGCTCCTCTTTATAGcagggctgccctgtgctgctggctcactGAAGCTT is from Dryobates pubescens isolate bDryPub1 chromosome 20, bDryPub1.pri, whole genome shotgun sequence and encodes:
- the LOC104301923 gene encoding TBC1 domain family member 24, producing MLQVGLNVPRSPGGAAADFPTAEPAEDDNTGAGQGGAQTLLFQPRLRLPQPCRLREPSPSVLRGPGCLQGVSQMLPSRDFSKDTVAPGERGHFVMPQISLPTLAVTVVITSEADTWDIDASSCLGCGQFVDWDRMPDQEQQAPMPGDILSRPLKELKKLAREGYWAGSRSLRAQVYQQLLQQVSCRLVTPDAAVYRDVAARLFGKLSVSSHPLPDFLEACSMPTYCLSLEGVTALKKILICVGHLFPDITYSPTLPSLVALLLHYSEDEAQCFGNISRLIASNAPHASYIDQSFLAHQASCMTFGDLANKHCPAAHKLIASSSENIFEVYSEWLSWLFHDLPFTYAIRVFDVYLLEGQKVLYRIALALLKQYRLSVTSSELEGTDVKADLQAFVQNIADHVTVDKLLERAFGIRLFSRKEIWLLQMANRKALMERGITMVQSRQSFHLAVDMQSFSSSIVTAQEMRVIWSWIPERFSLFPPLLLFSTSEDGCSLQRFYTCCEGYEPTVLLLKTTEGEVCGAFLSSDWSERKKSGATSGFFGTGECFVFTVRPRTERYEWVFIKKPELAKAVPRSRQRSPSPSPSALLSSSPECPSRSSNHLTVPTPQRRGRLSPFLAIRHFLLPSKTASMFMAGSREGIIIGGGGGQALSLDANLLWGRTEHCETFDNPPLCQENFKVQLLEVWGFQNS